A genomic stretch from Arachis stenosperma cultivar V10309 chromosome 3, arast.V10309.gnm1.PFL2, whole genome shotgun sequence includes:
- the LOC130967099 gene encoding putative U-box domain-containing protein 50 yields MDGRAEREKIYVALGNNVLEGIHTLAWTLSKWHSHPISIIILHVKYNNTCNHLSTLLGNFPEGIACDVKMERIRKGEEDKIDKMLSKYISFCDNVPAEILDIEQFDEPVQKRTIDLIYGLGITKLVMAFSFMKASLKQKDAMNAMLYVHKQKPGFCELFFVCEGIQVFLREKDNDETVMEDDNGVTVARMKDNNNNNNKSKH; encoded by the exons ATGGATGGTAGAGCAGAGAGAGAGAAAATCTATGTCGCCCTTGGAAATAATGTGCTTGAAGGAATTCACACTTTGGCTTGGACACTCAGTAAATGGCACTCTCACCCAATTTCCATAATCATTCTGCATGTCAAATACAATAACACTTGCAACCATCTTTCAACACTAC TTGGGAATTTTCCAGAAGGCATTGCATGTGATGTTAAAATGGAGAGAATCCGGAAAGGCGAGGAAGACAAAATCGACAAGATGCTTTCCAAGTATATATCCTTCTGTGACAAT GTACCAGCTGAAATACTTGACATAGAGCAATTTGATGAACCTGTTCAAAAGCGCACCATAGACTTAATTTATGGTCTTGGAATTACCAAATTGGTCATGGCATTCTCATTCATGAAGGCTTCATT GAAACAAAAAGATGCGATGAACGCAATGTTGTATGTTCATAAGCAGAAGCCTGGGTTCTGTGAACTGTTCTTTGTGTGTGAAGGGATACAAGTGTTCCTCCGAGAGAAGGATAATGATGAGACAGTAATGGAGGATGATAATGGTGTCACAGTTGCAAGAAtgaaagataataataataataataataagtca AAGCATTGA